ATATATACTTTTTTGCTTCTTGTTGTTATAATATAAAATAAAACATAAATAAAATTAGTTTATTTCAACAAATTTTGATTTAGAAGGAATTATTATGAAACAATATCATCAGATCATACAGCAATTTATGGAGCAGTTTATAAAGTCTATTCACAACCAAAAACATTTTAAAAATTTGAATTTATCCCTACCAGTTTTAAAAAATAGACAAAATCTAAAATATGTAGTATATCAGGAAAAAATACTGTTCTCTAACCATAATAATTTCAATCAGAATATTAAAATAATGCCTGATTTTTATCGAGCACAAAAATTTTCTTCTAATGGAAATTTACTGTACCATTGCCATGAATATTTTGAGTTAATCTATGTATATCAAGGAAGCTGCCAATGTTTTTTAGATGGGGTAGAACATACCTTTTATCAAAACCAACTATGCATGATGAATACAAATACTTTGCATACTATGTATGTTTATCCTAATTCTAGTATCCTAAATATTTTGATAAGCACAAAATTATTTGATGAAGTTTTTGTTCAACTAATGAGTGAAAACGACAGTTTTTTAGGATTTTTCTTAGATTCTATCTATAACCGAAAAAACAAATCCAAATTTTACATTTTTGATATTTTAACCGATACAGATTGTGAATTTTATTTAAGAAAACTGATTGTGGAATGTGTCCAAAACCCGGTTAAAAAACAACAGGTAAAAAAAGCGAATTTCATCTGTTTACTATATGAGCTGGCGGAACAATACCAAGATTTTCTTACACAAACGTCACCTGATAAAAATTTAGAATTTTCTAGTTTGATAGAGTATATTTCACAACATTATAAAACTGTAACTTTACAAGATATGTCAGATCATTTCCATTATACGACAACATCTATGAGTAAATATATTAAAAAACAGACTGGACGGACTTTTTCAGATATTTTACGGAGTATCCGATTGAAAAATTCCTACTATCTACTATCCTATACGAATCTTTCGATTGAGGAAATTGCAGATAAACTAGGCTACCATGAACGAAGCTATTTTGAAAAAATTTTTAAACAATATTGCGGCATTACCCCTGCAGAATATCGAAAGAAACATACTACGTTAAAAAAATTTAATACCATATAATCTTCAGCTATATTTTTCTCTATTTAATTGTAACAATTATAATCTCTCATATAAAAAAACACCAGCCTTTCTAATAGAAAAGCTGGTGTTTTTTATATGAGAGAAAAAGAAATTTACAATTGATTATTTTTTCTTACGGGTGATCCACAGTGCTATGCCTGCCAGACTGATCGCTGCCAATCCTGCAATTGGTGCGAAGTCGCCTGTTTTCGCCGCGTTTGCTTTTGGGGTGGTTGATTTCTGTCCAGTTTGAGTAGCTGTATCATCAGTGGACGGTGTTGTTTCTTCTGAAACACTTCCATCTACTGCTACTAACTGATCCATTGCAGCTTGTACGTTTGTTACTGCTGCCTCTACTTCTTCCTGGCTTGCGTTTTCATTTTTCATGATCGCATTTGCTTCTGCTACCGCCGCTGTCAGTGCCGCATAGCTCTCCGCTGTATATGCGTTCGTATCCACTTTGCCTGCTTCCGCAAGAACATCTTCTAAAACAGACTTATCCGCTTTGAATCTCAGGTTCAGCATTGCATTTAACAGGTTATCTGCTGCTTCATTTACTTCTGCTTGCATAGCGTCGCCATCTTCATATACTGCTACTGCTGCTTCCAAGGCTATAGTAAATTCTACTTTTCCTGCTTCTACATATTTACTCAGGTCAATTTTTTCCGCTGCTTCAATTAAACTAGCTAAGCTGTCTTTATCACCAGCTACAAATCCTAATTTGTGGATTTCATTCAGCAGTGTTTTCCATGCTTGATCAATTTCTTCTTGACTTGCATTTTCATTTTCCGCTACTGTTTTCGCATTTTCCAGTGCTGTATCAAAGGATTTCTGTACACTTTCAATGGCATTGTCATATTCTCCGCTTGCTTTGGCCTTCTCTGCGTATTCAATGATAGAATCCAGAATATCCTTATTGGTTTCAGAAGCCGTAAAGATATAACTTCCTGCTTCAGAAATTTCATAAACAGCATAAGTTTTCTGATAAGCTTCTTCGATTCCTTTGAATACTGCGTTACTCGCTGTTACAACCTGCTGACCGTCTTCTACTGGGACCCAAATTTCTGCGTTGTTTCCCGGGGAAACCACTGTCATGTCCAAAGTAGTATCTGTCTTATTGA
This is a stretch of genomic DNA from Clostridium facile. It encodes these proteins:
- a CDS encoding AraC family transcriptional regulator: MKQYHQIIQQFMEQFIKSIHNQKHFKNLNLSLPVLKNRQNLKYVVYQEKILFSNHNNFNQNIKIMPDFYRAQKFSSNGNLLYHCHEYFELIYVYQGSCQCFLDGVEHTFYQNQLCMMNTNTLHTMYVYPNSSILNILISTKLFDEVFVQLMSENDSFLGFFLDSIYNRKNKSKFYIFDILTDTDCEFYLRKLIVECVQNPVKKQQVKKANFICLLYELAEQYQDFLTQTSPDKNLEFSSLIEYISQHYKTVTLQDMSDHFHYTTTSMSKYIKKQTGRTFSDILRSIRLKNSYYLLSYTNLSIEEIADKLGYHERSYFEKIFKQYCGITPAEYRKKHTTLKKFNTI